ACCGGTTCCTCCGACCAATTCGCTTTGTAGAAAAAGAAGGCATCCTTTTTCTGTTTGCGGTCATAACTAATCAGGCCTTTGTGATTCAGCCCCTTGATCCCGCCTCGGCTCCATCCGGCGACATTAAAATCAAACATATTCCAAATGTATGCTCCCCAAATGAAGGGACGAGGCTGCATCTGCCTCCATTGAATCTCATGCTGCAACGATTGATATTGCTCAGGGAAAAAATCTCCCGCGGCCGCTGGCTGCTTTGGCTTGTATTTCTGGTGGGCTATGTTGCCCCCGCATCCATACTCGGCGACACAAACCGGATTGTCAGGCCTGACCTTGCGAGTGCCATCCGCCCAGGCTCCGATTTCATCTGATTTTCCGTAATACCAACCGAAGTAGCGGTTGCTGCCCATCAGGTCGGCGTGGCAATCCATAAAGCGAGTCAAACTCCCGAATCCGCTCGTGGAAACGGTAAAGCGGTCAGGGTCCTCCGATTTGGCAAGGTTATGCAAGTCCTTGGTAAGAAGCACTGGAAACTGGTTATCATGTTTTGCATAGACTTCGTTATGCAGGCCCCAAATACAGATCGAGGGGTGGTTGTAGTTCTGGCGAATCAACTCCAGCATCTGCTGCTTTGCATTGTCCCCTTCCGCCCCATTCCAGGTATTCACAAAGGGAATTTCAGCCCAAATGACAAAGCCGAGCCGGTCACCATGCGCATACATATCGTCAGCTTGCTGGTAGTGAGCGAGGCGCAATGACGTGCACCCCATTTCATACATCAACTCACTGTCGATTCGGTGCTGATCTGCGGAAAGCGCGCTACCATCATCCTTCCATTCCTGGTGACGACAAACGCCATAGAGGCGATACGGTTCTCCGTTAAGGATAAATCCCTGCTCAGCATCCATTCGGAAAAATCGAAGGCCCAGAGGTTGGATCACCTGGTCGATCACCTTTTCATTTTGAATGAGGTCCACCTTAACCTGATAGAGATACGGGTTCCTGCGACCATGCCAGAGTGTTGGGTTTTCAATCGTCATTACCTGATCGACCGCTGTCAGTGTCGTCGACCTAAGATCGACGCTTTTACTTGCTCGGGAAACCTCACGCCCGTCCTTATCAATCACCGTGGTTTTCACCGTGACCTCCTGCCCATCCGGGTGTGCGTTCGTGAGTTTACTTTTCACCTGAATTTGCGCCTGTTTTTTACTTACATGCTTCTGTCGTATGTAGACTCCCGGGGAAGCGTAGTCTGTCGGGCTGATGTTAATCGGATCGGTGACGATCATGGAAACGGGACGGTAAATGCCACCAAACACGGTAAAAAGATTGTGGTTAATCGGGATGATATCCTTGCGAATTGTATTATCAGCACGCACAAATACCTGATTGGCCTCACCAAACTTCAGGGCTTTGGTGATTTCAAAACAAAAGGCCGCATAGGCTCCTTTATGATGACCCACATGCAAACCATTAACATAGACATCCGCCACCTGGCCAACTCCTTCAAATCGAAGAAAAACCCGCTTTCCTTTATGCGATGCTGGAATGGTGATCAATTTGCGATAGCAACCCACCCCTTTGTAATATTGTCCGCCTGACTGGGCATCCTTGCTGTTCCAGGTGTGAGGCAAGGTCACCGACTCCCATTTCAGCCCTCCTGACGACGAGGCAAATGCATCCTTGGTTTCGCAGTTCGAGCGGATAAACTCCCAATCGTCATTGATCGATTGGGTTTCTCTAGCATGAGCGATAGTAATACAAACCCATGCGAGAACAACGGTGTAAAAATACTTATTCATGATCAATGGTGTGCGTTGAATTTCTTCTAGAATGATAAAGTCTATAATCAAGCACCTTATCGAAGCTGGGATGAATCACTTGAACTAACGTTCAAATGTGAATCCAAGTGGATTTTTTTTCCCTTTGGCAGATCAACTTGAACCCTCTTACCCTTGTAGGTTAGAGGCACGCTTTGTTTGATACTCGATAACAATTCGACATTACGAAGACTCCCATTTTTCCATGCTATCGACAGCTCGATACCCGTGCGGGCCTTCAAACCGGAAACCTCACCAGTATGCCAAACATCCGGAAGTGCAGGCAGAAGATTGATCTGTCCTGCGTGGCTCTGGACCAGCATTTCGGCGACACCTGCCGTGTAGCCGAAGTTACCATCAATTTGGAACGGTGGATGCGCGCACCACAAGTTATCATATACACGACTCCCGATAAAATTGCCAATCAGCTTATGGGTCCGATTTCCGTCCAGAAGCCGGGCCCATAGATTGATTTTCCATCCCATGCTCCAACCGGTTGCGCCATCACCACGCAGGTTCAATGAACGAATCGCAGCCTTAGTAAGATCGGCATCCCGTCCGGGCACGATTTGATGCCCAGGATAAACCGACCACAAATGAGACATATGCCGATGTTTTTTCTTATCAATCCCTTCTTCATATTGGTCTTGCCGCCACTCATGAAGTTGACCGTATTTACCAATTTTCAACGGTTGAAGTCGTGCTTGTTTGAGTTTCAACTCTGTAGCCCATTGTTCGTCTACACCGAGAATACTTGAAACCTTGATGCAATGCTCGAACAGATCCCACAGGATCATCGTTTGGTAATAGGATCCATCCGATAATGGCCCCCACTCGGGAGAGTAACTTGGAGAAACACTGAGTGAACCATCCGCATTCTCCTGCAAATTGACCAACCAGAAATCAGCGCTCCCCTTTAGCAGTGGCCAGGCCCTCTCGCGTAGATATTTAATATCACCCGTAAACGCGTAGTGATCCCAAATATTCTGACACAGAAAAGCCGAACTTTCGGCTTCGAGCATATGAATACCACGGGCAGGCCCCGGCGAGGTGAATCCCCAAACATTGGTCGTGTGGTGTGCGACCCACCCTGGAGATTGATAATGAACAGCTGCGGTCTTCTTTCCAGGCTTCATCAGGTCTGTGGTCCAACGAACCATAGGCTCGGCACACTCTGATAAATTACATAAATCCACTGGCCAGTAGTTCATTTGAAAATTGATATTCAAATGGTAATCACAGGTCCACGGTGGGGAGTTTGAATGATTCCAAAGCCCTTGCAGATTCGCAGGCATACTCCCGGGTCGGGAACATGCAATCATCAAGTATCGACCATATTGAAAGGTTAGATTCTCCAAGCCAACGTCATCCTTACTCTCCCGGTATAATTGCCGTCGTTGGTCCGTTGGCATGTCACTCCGGTCCGTTCCGGCCAAGTGCAAACGCACACGTTTAAACAAGGCTTGATAATCAAGCGTATGCTCTTGCTTCAAAACTGAAAAAGATTTGTTTTTCAATTGCTTTAGCACCTCAATATTCTTCAACTCAGGCGATGCGCCGCGGTATTGAGACGCATAGTCCAGCTGATAATTTGTGGCTCCGGTCATTATCACCAAAACTTCATCTGCCCCAGATATCTGCAAATTCGATTCCCCAGAAGTCAAGCGACCGCCACGAACTTTCACGCGCAATCGGCCCTCGAATTTCATCCCTTCAGGCTTATTTTTCCCGTTATCCACCTCGCCACGAATCACAAGGCCATCTGAATCCACGGTAATCTTGGCCTTTTTATGCAATGAATGAAGGTTCAGGTTCAAATCCAGAGCCCCTGAACGACTCGCCCGGTAGCGCATCACATTCACCTGAGCCGGATAGGAACTAAAAAATTCACGTTCATAGCGGACTCCATCGTGTTCATAAGTCACCTTTGAAACCGCAGACTTCAAATCCAAGCGACGATGATAATTGCTGACATCTTTCTGTTCGTGGCCCGATGAGACAGTCACAGAACAAAATGATTGGTAAGCTCCGAAATCTGCTTTGCCATATCCATGCAAACTGCAGAATTCCATGGCAGCCTTCTTGATTTCATCCTGCCTGGCGCCTTGCTTGATCAATTGCCGAGTAAGTTGCAGAGCACGATACGCCCCCTCCCGGTCATTGGCTGGCTCGAACCACCCGCTCCACAATGAGTCTTCATTAAAAACAATGGTTTCCTTGCCGATGTCACCATGGACCAGCATACCAAGGCGGCCATTTCCCATCGGCAATCCCTGCTCCCACTGCGATGCCGGGGTGTCGAACCACAATGACATCGAACGGTCTTCGGCTCGGATTACGCCAAGCAGAGCGGTAAGGCATACCACCCATATTATAAACACTCTACTTCTATTCATCTTTATCTGTTATTGTTGATAGCTAAACTTCAAATCTGGAACGATCAGATTTGTTCCTGAAAAGGATTCAAATGTAAATTTCAGGTATCGGGCCTTGGTTCCGCGCTTTAAGGGAACCACTCTGTCTTCAGGGATTGTTCC
This genomic stretch from Oceaniferula marina harbors:
- a CDS encoding glycoside hydrolase family 95 protein, with the translated sequence MSLWFDTPASQWEQGLPMGNGRLGMLVHGDIGKETIVFNEDSLWSGWFEPANDREGAYRALQLTRQLIKQGARQDEIKKAAMEFCSLHGYGKADFGAYQSFCSVTVSSGHEQKDVSNYHRRLDLKSAVSKVTYEHDGVRYEREFFSSYPAQVNVMRYRASRSGALDLNLNLHSLHKKAKITVDSDGLVIRGEVDNGKNKPEGMKFEGRLRVKVRGGRLTSGESNLQISGADEVLVIMTGATNYQLDYASQYRGASPELKNIEVLKQLKNKSFSVLKQEHTLDYQALFKRVRLHLAGTDRSDMPTDQRRQLYRESKDDVGLENLTFQYGRYLMIACSRPGSMPANLQGLWNHSNSPPWTCDYHLNINFQMNYWPVDLCNLSECAEPMVRWTTDLMKPGKKTAAVHYQSPGWVAHHTTNVWGFTSPGPARGIHMLEAESSAFLCQNIWDHYAFTGDIKYLRERAWPLLKGSADFWLVNLQENADGSLSVSPSYSPEWGPLSDGSYYQTMILWDLFEHCIKVSSILGVDEQWATELKLKQARLQPLKIGKYGQLHEWRQDQYEEGIDKKKHRHMSHLWSVYPGHQIVPGRDADLTKAAIRSLNLRGDGATGWSMGWKINLWARLLDGNRTHKLIGNFIGSRVYDNLWCAHPPFQIDGNFGYTAGVAEMLVQSHAGQINLLPALPDVWHTGEVSGLKARTGIELSIAWKNGSLRNVELLSSIKQSVPLTYKGKRVQVDLPKGKKIHLDSHLNVSSSDSSQLR
- a CDS encoding discoidin domain-containing protein, which encodes MNKYFYTVVLAWVCITIAHARETQSINDDWEFIRSNCETKDAFASSSGGLKWESVTLPHTWNSKDAQSGGQYYKGVGCYRKLITIPASHKGKRVFLRFEGVGQVADVYVNGLHVGHHKGAYAAFCFEITKALKFGEANQVFVRADNTIRKDIIPINHNLFTVFGGIYRPVSMIVTDPINISPTDYASPGVYIRQKHVSKKQAQIQVKSKLTNAHPDGQEVTVKTTVIDKDGREVSRASKSVDLRSTTLTAVDQVMTIENPTLWHGRRNPYLYQVKVDLIQNEKVIDQVIQPLGLRFFRMDAEQGFILNGEPYRLYGVCRHQEWKDDGSALSADQHRIDSELMYEMGCTSLRLAHYQQADDMYAHGDRLGFVIWAEIPFVNTWNGAEGDNAKQQMLELIRQNYNHPSICIWGLHNEVYAKHDNQFPVLLTKDLHNLAKSEDPDRFTVSTSGFGSLTRFMDCHADLMGSNRYFGWYYGKSDEIGAWADGTRKVRPDNPVCVAEYGCGGNIAHQKYKPKQPAAAGDFFPEQYQSLQHEIQWRQMQPRPFIWGAYIWNMFDFNVAGWSRGGIKGLNHKGLISYDRKQKKDAFFFYKANWSEEPVLHLSGKRLGVIGEKTMEIKAYSNCEKVELHLNGKRISSIPGDDVKVFLWSDMQLKPGENTIEVTASYKGKKLQDLCKLVYDPELKAREAAKKRELLVADFDVALASEEDQNNIAQYAADGNLKTHWSARTKGSWLRLDLNKQRNLDGLSIQWFKGDQRKYQFSIAYSTDGNSWIEVFDGKSSGQSKGPEYFAFTESVKTRYIRIKGQGSNVTEWTNIVEVQLPEKP